A part of Desulfofundulus salinus genomic DNA contains:
- the dnaB gene encoding replicative DNA helicase — protein MSEKRPPQNIDAEQSVLGALFLDREAIPRVARLLKPEDFYLEAHRKIYEAILALDEAGEPVDLLTVTNYLQEKKLLELIGGVTYVASLANVVPTAANVEYYARIVEEKAILRQLIEVAERIAGLGYEGSEDVERLMDEAERMILELAARRSAGLFVSIKEILQQIFEYIEERYRNKGKVSGIASGFTDLDRLLCGFQPGDLIIIAGRPAMGKTSLGLTIAHQVALQHQVPVAVFSLEMSRAQLVQRMLCAEAMVDQQKVRSGYLSAEDWARLTQAAARLARAPLYIDDTAILSPRQLRAKARRLQAEKGLGLILIDYLQLMQGSRRVENRQQEIAEISRSLKGVAKDLNVPVLALAQLSRSVEQRQDKRPIMSDLRESGSLEQDADVVMFIYRDEYYRPDTEKRGIAEIIVAKQRNGPTGLVELAFLKEFTRFMNLAKEEER, from the coding sequence GTGAGTGAAAAAAGACCGCCGCAAAACATAGATGCGGAACAATCGGTGCTGGGGGCCCTGTTCCTGGACCGGGAAGCCATACCCCGGGTGGCCCGGTTGCTAAAGCCCGAGGACTTTTACCTGGAGGCCCACCGGAAAATATATGAGGCCATTCTCGCCCTGGATGAAGCGGGCGAGCCGGTGGATCTGCTCACCGTGACAAACTACCTGCAGGAAAAAAAGCTCCTGGAACTCATCGGCGGGGTTACCTATGTGGCCTCCCTGGCCAACGTGGTTCCTACCGCAGCCAATGTGGAATACTATGCCCGCATTGTCGAGGAAAAGGCCATCCTGCGCCAGTTAATAGAAGTGGCCGAAAGGATCGCGGGCCTGGGCTACGAGGGCAGCGAAGACGTGGAGCGGCTGATGGACGAGGCCGAAAGGATGATCCTGGAACTGGCTGCCCGCCGTTCTGCCGGCCTGTTTGTTTCCATAAAAGAAATACTGCAGCAAATTTTCGAGTACATCGAAGAGCGCTACCGCAATAAGGGAAAGGTCAGCGGCATTGCCAGCGGTTTTACCGATCTGGACCGGCTGCTCTGCGGCTTTCAGCCCGGGGACCTTATCATCATAGCCGGCCGGCCGGCCATGGGCAAAACCAGCCTGGGCCTCACCATCGCCCACCAGGTGGCCCTGCAGCACCAGGTGCCGGTGGCCGTCTTTAGCTTAGAGATGTCCCGGGCCCAGCTGGTGCAGCGGATGCTTTGCGCAGAGGCCATGGTGGACCAGCAAAAGGTGCGCAGCGGCTATTTATCCGCGGAGGACTGGGCCCGCCTTACCCAGGCGGCAGCCCGCCTGGCCAGGGCCCCCCTGTACATAGACGATACGGCCATCCTCTCACCCCGCCAGCTGCGGGCCAAGGCCCGCCGGCTGCAGGCGGAAAAGGGCCTGGGGTTGATCTTGATTGATTACCTGCAGTTAATGCAGGGCAGCCGCCGGGTAGAAAACCGTCAGCAGGAGATAGCGGAAATCTCCCGTTCCCTGAAAGGTGTGGCCAAAGACCTGAACGTGCCCGTGCTGGCCCTGGCCCAGCTCAGCCGGTCGGTGGAACAGCGGCAGGACAAAAGACCGATCATGTCCGATTTGCGCGAAAGTGGGTCGCTCGAACAGGACGCGGATGTGGTCATGTTTATTTACCGCGATGAGTACTACCGGCCCGATACGGAAAAACGGGGCATAGCGGAAATTATTGTGGCCAAACAAAGAAACGGCCCCACCGGGCTGGTGGAGCTAGCCTTCTTAAAGGAATTCACGCGGTTCATGAACCTGGCCAAAGAAGAGGAGCGTTAA
- the rpsR gene encoding 30S ribosomal protein S18, translated as MAKRERGRRGKKRICNFCVDKIDIIDYKDVPRLKKYITERGKILPRRISGNCARHQRMLTVAIKRARNIALLPFTAE; from the coding sequence TTGGCGAAGAGGGAAAGGGGACGCCGGGGCAAGAAACGCATCTGCAACTTCTGCGTGGATAAAATAGACATTATCGATTATAAGGATGTACCCCGGCTGAAAAAGTACATTACCGAACGGGGTAAGATTTTACCCCGGCGCATATCCGGGAACTGTGCCCGGCACCAGCGGATGCTGACCGTGGCCATTAAAAGGGCACGGAACATAGCCCTCCTGCCTTTTACAGCCGAGTAA
- the rplI gene encoding 50S ribosomal protein L9, with protein MKVILLEDVKNLGTKGAVVNVSDGYARNFLIPRRLAVEASPGRMKELAQQKAVEARKKEEAEARARDLAARLDGLTVQVKAKVGEGGRLFGAVNSKDIAEALERQHQIAVDKKKILLKEPIKQLGEQTLVVKLHPNVQAQVKVAVVPAE; from the coding sequence GTGAAGGTTATTTTGCTGGAAGACGTGAAAAATCTCGGTACCAAGGGTGCCGTGGTGAATGTAAGCGACGGCTATGCCCGGAACTTTTTAATACCCCGGCGGCTGGCGGTGGAGGCTTCGCCGGGGAGAATGAAGGAGCTGGCCCAGCAAAAGGCCGTCGAGGCCAGAAAAAAGGAAGAGGCCGAGGCACGGGCCAGGGACCTGGCCGCCCGGTTGGATGGGCTCACCGTACAGGTAAAGGCAAAGGTCGGCGAGGGCGGCCGGTTGTTTGGCGCGGTAAACAGCAAGGACATCGCCGAGGCTCTGGAACGGCAGCACCAGATTGCCGTAGACAAGAAAAAGATCCTGCTCAAGGAACCCATCAAACAGCTGGGTGAACAAACCCTGGTGGTTAAACTTCACCCCAACGTACAGGCACAGGTCAAGGTAGCAGTAGTTCCCGCAGAATAA
- a CDS encoding NAD(P)/FAD-dependent oxidoreductase, whose protein sequence is MEQVYDVIIVGAGPAGIFTALELVRQKGGLKILMLEKGRDLEQRKCPSREKNNACFHCNPCSTICGWGGAGAFSDGKLTLSTEIGGSLEQYIGEDALGELIDYVDRIYREFGAPEMVYGLEHAEAIEEFQHRAAQAELKLIPVAIRHLGTGRCQEILARMKQYLLAAGVEIRTSYPVESILAENNQVRGIITTGGEIIYGRHVVLAPGREGAEWLARQAQMLGLTTVVNPVDIGVRVEVPAPVMEPLTRVFYEAKFIYYSRAFDDKVRTFCMNPYGEVVMENNDGLVTVNGHTHAYRKTGNTNFAVLVSKTFTEPFKEPIAYGKYIASLANLLGGGVIVQRLGDLLAGRRSTEERMRKCLTVPTLTKATPGDLSLVFPYRHLVAIVEMLKAMDEVAPGIYSRYTLLYGVEVKFYSSRLALTQGLETQVQNLFAAGDGAGVTRGLAQASVSGIVAAREILKKWGDN, encoded by the coding sequence ATGGAACAGGTTTACGACGTGATAATTGTCGGTGCAGGTCCCGCCGGCATTTTTACTGCCCTGGAGCTGGTCAGGCAAAAAGGCGGTTTAAAAATCCTTATGCTGGAAAAAGGGCGGGATTTGGAACAGCGTAAATGTCCCTCCAGAGAAAAGAATAACGCCTGTTTTCACTGCAACCCTTGCTCCACCATCTGCGGCTGGGGTGGTGCTGGAGCCTTCAGCGACGGTAAGCTGACCCTATCCACAGAAATTGGGGGTAGCCTGGAGCAGTATATTGGGGAAGATGCTCTTGGCGAGCTAATTGATTATGTGGACAGAATCTACCGGGAATTTGGGGCGCCGGAAATGGTTTACGGCCTGGAGCATGCGGAAGCCATCGAAGAGTTTCAGCACCGGGCCGCCCAGGCGGAACTTAAACTGATTCCCGTGGCCATTCGCCATCTGGGTACCGGCCGGTGCCAGGAGATCCTGGCCCGCATGAAACAATACCTGCTGGCCGCGGGAGTGGAAATCCGCACCTCTTACCCGGTGGAGTCCATCCTGGCAGAAAATAATCAAGTACGGGGCATAATTACCACCGGGGGAGAAATCATTTACGGCCGCCATGTGGTTCTTGCCCCCGGGCGGGAAGGAGCCGAGTGGCTGGCCAGGCAGGCCCAGATGCTGGGACTGACCACGGTGGTCAACCCGGTGGATATCGGCGTGCGGGTGGAAGTGCCGGCGCCGGTGATGGAACCCCTGACCCGGGTCTTCTATGAAGCCAAGTTCATTTATTATTCCCGGGCCTTTGACGATAAGGTGCGCACCTTTTGTATGAACCCCTACGGTGAGGTGGTCATGGAGAATAACGACGGCCTGGTAACCGTCAACGGCCACACCCATGCCTACCGTAAAACCGGGAATACCAACTTTGCGGTTCTGGTTAGCAAAACCTTCACCGAGCCCTTTAAAGAGCCCATTGCCTACGGCAAGTATATTGCCAGCCTGGCCAACCTGCTGGGCGGCGGGGTTATCGTCCAGCGGCTGGGCGACCTCCTGGCCGGGAGGCGGAGCACGGAAGAAAGGATGCGCAAGTGCCTCACCGTTCCCACCCTGACTAAGGCCACGCCGGGAGACCTGAGCCTGGTCTTTCCTTACCGGCATCTGGTGGCCATTGTGGAAATGTTGAAAGCCATGGACGAAGTCGCGCCGGGAATCTATTCCCGTTACACCCTCCTTTACGGGGTGGAAGTGAAATTTTATTCTTCCCGTCTGGCCCTGACCCAGGGGTTGGAAACCCAGGTGCAGAATCTCTTTGCCGCCGGAGACGGGGCAGGAGTAACCAGAGGTCTGGCCCAGGCGTCGGTGTCCGGGATTGTGGCGGCGCGGGAGATCCTGAAAAAGTGGGGGGATAATTAG
- the rpsF gene encoding 30S ribosomal protein S6 — protein MRSYECVFILRPDLDEERAGEVAEKFKSLVENHGGEVTRLEKWGKRRLAYEIAHTREGLYMIMQFNAAPEVAQELDRVLKITEDVLRHIIVRQAA, from the coding sequence GTGCGTAGCTATGAATGTGTTTTCATTCTACGCCCGGATCTTGACGAGGAAAGGGCCGGCGAGGTGGCGGAAAAGTTCAAGTCCCTCGTGGAAAACCACGGCGGGGAAGTCACCAGGTTGGAGAAATGGGGCAAGCGCCGCCTGGCCTACGAAATTGCCCACACCCGGGAAGGCCTGTACATGATCATGCAGTTCAATGCCGCTCCGGAAGTGGCCCAGGAGCTGGACCGGGTGCTCAAGATTACGGAAGACGTTCTGCGTCACATCATTGTGCGCCAGGCGGCTTAA
- a CDS encoding YybS family protein: MASRLRHDALVEGAFIAGLTVVIALSGLSVPPLFLLSNLVTPLPLAVLVRRHDLKTGAVALMVAAALLFVLYGRPVTVLMLVIQMGPLGLLLGLLFKNHVRAGLAVAVAAVVAAGLTLLTLVLGFWITGINPLVIGPQMHQGAEHLLEWYRQQGFIEPGMEEELRRLLQEMIQLAAILLPANLVIWSLVSTFITYYLGQVVFRRLGYVVTPLPSFREWQFPWYLVWILILGLALFMGGDALGKQVFSAAGKNLLYIGACLYLVLGLAVVSFYFARWQLSRSVKILLAVALLLYWPFAVIMLITLGLVDSLLNIRHLNHHGDKGGD, translated from the coding sequence TTGGCTTCCCGGTTACGCCATGATGCCCTGGTGGAGGGGGCGTTTATTGCCGGCCTGACGGTGGTCATCGCCCTTTCAGGTCTTTCTGTGCCGCCGCTGTTTCTCTTGAGCAACCTCGTTACCCCTTTGCCCCTGGCCGTGCTTGTGCGGAGGCATGATCTCAAAACCGGTGCCGTAGCCCTGATGGTGGCGGCGGCGCTTTTGTTCGTGCTTTACGGGCGGCCGGTTACCGTGCTGATGCTGGTCATCCAGATGGGCCCCCTGGGCCTTTTACTGGGGCTGCTTTTTAAAAACCACGTACGGGCCGGTCTTGCCGTAGCGGTAGCCGCTGTGGTTGCGGCCGGGTTGACCTTGCTGACCCTTGTTTTGGGCTTTTGGATTACCGGTATTAATCCCCTGGTAATCGGGCCCCAGATGCACCAGGGCGCAGAACATCTCCTCGAGTGGTACCGCCAGCAGGGCTTTATTGAGCCGGGGATGGAAGAGGAGCTGCGCCGCCTGCTCCAGGAAATGATACAGCTGGCCGCTATTTTGCTGCCGGCCAACCTGGTCATCTGGTCACTGGTTTCCACCTTCATTACCTATTACCTGGGGCAGGTGGTTTTCCGGCGCCTGGGATACGTGGTTACGCCCCTGCCTTCTTTCAGGGAATGGCAATTTCCCTGGTACCTTGTGTGGATCCTGATCCTGGGACTGGCCCTCTTCATGGGGGGCGATGCCCTGGGGAAGCAAGTTTTTTCCGCTGCCGGGAAAAACCTTTTATACATTGGTGCCTGTCTTTACCTGGTCCTGGGATTGGCTGTGGTCAGCTTTTATTTTGCTCGCTGGCAGCTTTCCAGGTCGGTAAAAATCCTGCTGGCCGTGGCCCTTTTGCTGTACTGGCCCTTTGCCGTCATTATGCTGATCACCCTGGGTCTGGTGGATTCCCTGTTAAATATCAGGCATCTTAATCATCACGGGGATAAAGGAGGGGATTGA
- a CDS encoding mechanosensitive ion channel family protein encodes MEGIWGSPMMQVALAQVAAVDWGKVFGTAIKVLLILVLAFVIMRLGDAAVERFFNNWNKLGPVDGRRAQTLRTLLKSGLRYTVYFIAMVTILNLFGVRVEAILAGAGVVGLAVGFGAQNLVRDVITGFFLLLEDQFAVGDYITAAGVSGTVEEMGLRVTRLRDFGGELHIIPNGQITQVTNHSRGNMRALVEVGVAYEEDLDRVTAVLQQVCEQAARDMADIIAEGPHVLGVVNFGQSDVVIRIIAYTKPMQQWYVERELRRRIKEAFDRENIEIPYPRRVVLSMSGGERRDQVSGW; translated from the coding sequence ATGGAGGGTATTTGGGGATCCCCAATGATGCAGGTCGCCCTGGCCCAGGTGGCCGCCGTTGACTGGGGCAAAGTTTTCGGTACGGCCATCAAGGTTTTGCTCATCCTCGTGCTGGCCTTCGTGATCATGCGCCTGGGCGACGCTGCTGTGGAACGTTTTTTCAATAACTGGAACAAGCTTGGTCCCGTGGACGGCCGGCGGGCTCAGACCCTGCGCACCCTGCTGAAAAGCGGCCTGCGCTACACCGTCTACTTTATCGCCATGGTTACCATTTTGAACCTCTTCGGTGTGCGGGTGGAAGCCATCCTGGCCGGGGCCGGCGTGGTGGGTCTGGCGGTGGGTTTTGGCGCCCAAAACCTGGTCCGGGACGTGATCACCGGGTTTTTTCTTCTACTGGAGGACCAGTTTGCCGTAGGTGACTACATTACCGCGGCCGGGGTAAGCGGTACGGTGGAAGAGATGGGCCTGCGGGTGACCCGCCTGCGGGATTTCGGCGGGGAACTGCACATCATCCCCAACGGCCAAATTACCCAGGTCACCAATCACAGCCGGGGCAATATGCGGGCCCTGGTGGAAGTGGGCGTTGCCTACGAGGAAGACCTGGACCGGGTTACGGCCGTGCTGCAACAGGTCTGCGAGCAGGCCGCCCGGGACATGGCCGATATCATAGCCGAAGGCCCCCACGTGCTGGGGGTGGTAAATTTCGGTCAATCGGATGTGGTGATCAGGATCATTGCCTACACCAAACCCATGCAGCAATGGTATGTGGAGCGGGAGCTGCGGCGCCGGATCAAAGAAGCTTTTGACCGGGAAAATATCGAAATCCCTTACCCCAGGCGGGTGGTGTTGAGTATGAGCGGGGGTGAAAGGCGTGATCAGGTATCAGGTTGGTGA
- a CDS encoding aminopeptidase, which produces MTQNIKNQSGTTPVWTKLNSSEQEAVMNLTEEYRQFISAAKTERETIDMAVMTAQNRGFVPLEQSSALQPGERVFATWRGKCMAMAVIGSEPLEKGLNVVGAHGDSPRLDLKPRPLYEEADLALFKTHYYGGIKKYHWVGIPLALHGVVVKEDGQVLKVVIGERETDPVFTIADLLPHLARDQMEKKMGEGISGEGLNLLVGGLPLTGGEVQEKIKQTVLDYLNREYGLQEEDFISAEIEAVPAWPARDVGLDGSMIGAYGQDDRVSVFTTLRAIVDLPAPSRTAVALFVDKEEIGSVGNTGMYSAFFTNFVAELAARIVPRYSELVLRRILANSRAISADVNAGLDPNYPDVMDKLNAARLGHGVVLTKYTGSGGKKGASDAHAEFMGLVRQLFNRHGVAWQSGLLGKVDQGGGGTIAYLLAVHGMDVVDCGVPLLGMHSPFEVAHKVDIYMAYRGYRAFLGA; this is translated from the coding sequence ATGACACAGAACATAAAAAATCAATCCGGTACCACGCCGGTTTGGACAAAGCTGAACAGCTCGGAGCAGGAGGCGGTGATGAACCTGACGGAAGAGTATCGACAGTTCATCTCCGCCGCCAAGACGGAACGGGAAACAATCGACATGGCGGTTATGACGGCTCAAAACAGGGGCTTTGTTCCGCTGGAACAAAGCTCCGCCCTGCAACCGGGAGAGCGGGTTTTTGCCACCTGGCGGGGCAAATGCATGGCCATGGCCGTAATCGGCAGCGAACCCCTGGAAAAAGGTTTGAACGTTGTGGGCGCCCACGGGGACAGCCCCCGCCTGGATTTAAAACCCCGGCCGCTTTACGAAGAGGCGGACCTGGCCCTGTTCAAGACACACTACTACGGGGGGATTAAAAAATACCACTGGGTTGGCATTCCCCTGGCCCTGCACGGGGTGGTGGTAAAGGAAGACGGGCAGGTGCTTAAAGTGGTCATCGGAGAAAGGGAAACGGATCCCGTCTTTACCATAGCCGACCTGCTCCCCCACCTGGCCAGGGACCAGATGGAGAAAAAAATGGGTGAAGGGATCAGCGGCGAGGGATTGAACCTGCTGGTGGGCGGTCTGCCGTTAACCGGCGGGGAGGTGCAGGAAAAAATCAAGCAGACCGTGCTCGATTATCTGAACCGGGAATACGGGTTGCAGGAGGAAGATTTTATCAGCGCGGAAATTGAAGCCGTGCCGGCCTGGCCGGCCCGGGACGTGGGTTTGGACGGGAGCATGATTGGGGCCTACGGCCAGGATGACCGGGTAAGCGTTTTTACCACCTTGAGGGCCATAGTGGACTTGCCGGCTCCATCGCGAACGGCAGTAGCCCTTTTCGTGGACAAAGAGGAAATTGGCAGTGTGGGCAACACCGGGATGTACTCGGCCTTTTTCACCAATTTTGTGGCCGAGCTGGCCGCCCGGATTGTTCCCCGGTACAGTGAACTGGTTTTGCGGCGGATCCTGGCCAACTCCCGGGCTATTTCGGCCGATGTGAATGCCGGGCTTGACCCCAATTATCCCGATGTGATGGATAAACTGAATGCCGCCCGGCTGGGGCACGGCGTGGTTTTGACCAAGTACACGGGCTCCGGAGGTAAAAAAGGGGCCAGCGACGCTCACGCCGAGTTCATGGGCCTGGTGCGCCAACTGTTTAACCGGCATGGTGTGGCCTGGCAGAGCGGCCTTTTAGGAAAAGTGGACCAGGGGGGCGGCGGTACCATTGCCTATCTGCTGGCCGTACACGGCATGGACGTGGTTGATTGCGGGGTTCCCCTGCTTGGGATGCATTCCCCCTTTGAGGTGGCCCACAAGGTGGACATTTACATGGCTTACCGGGGATACCGGGCTTTCCTCGGGGCCTAG
- the lonC gene encoding Lon family ATP-dependent protease: protein MKVFLHKFKGSKEEPGTRLKGVEQLRRQVNALYGLVANIYGSDKLVLRAGKLNVLHLMRSERLEDRVLALQKLVFEDPTLDTVPCIEEIPAILEQIEEEIADILARRTVEDELEKKISEKLQQRHEEYVKEIKMQVLKENAGPENAQTLKKLAILEKLEQKKLARSAIEVLRPGDFSELVGQERAVKALLAKLASPFPQHIILYGPPGVGKTTAARLALEAAKNINGSPFAKDAPFVEVNGTALRWDPREVTNPLLGSVHDPIYQGARRDLADSGVPEPKLGLVTEAHGGVLFIDEIGEMDPVLQTKLLKVLEDKRVFFDSPYYDPHDPAVPQYVRKLFEEGAPADFILIGATTREPEEINPAIRSRCAEVYFEPLTPQDIERIIRQAAEKLGVRMDEQVPQVISQYTIEGRKAIGILADAYGLACYRGGGEVGEEGITLQDVYEVIQASRLSPYVLHKACPEMEVGKVFGLGVIGFVGSVLEIEAVTFPARNQGQGTIRFNDTAGSMARDSVFNAASVMRKITGEDLASYDVHINVVGGGRIDGPSAGAAIFLAILSAIQERPIPQDVAITGELSIQGRIRGVGGIVEKIYGARQAGMRRVIIPAENKSDVPAGLQGVEVIPVATVEEMLEHIFTR from the coding sequence ATGAAAGTTTTTTTGCATAAGTTCAAAGGCAGCAAGGAAGAACCCGGTACCAGGCTCAAGGGAGTGGAACAACTTCGCCGCCAGGTGAACGCCCTCTATGGCCTGGTGGCCAACATCTATGGTTCGGATAAACTGGTTTTGCGGGCCGGGAAACTGAATGTCCTGCATTTAATGCGCTCTGAGCGCCTGGAAGACAGGGTTCTGGCCCTTCAGAAGCTGGTGTTTGAGGATCCCACCCTGGATACCGTGCCCTGTATAGAGGAGATTCCGGCTATTTTAGAGCAGATCGAAGAGGAAATTGCCGATATCCTGGCCCGGCGTACGGTGGAAGATGAACTGGAGAAAAAAATCAGTGAAAAGTTGCAGCAACGGCACGAAGAGTATGTAAAAGAAATTAAAATGCAGGTGCTCAAGGAAAATGCCGGCCCGGAAAATGCCCAGACCCTGAAGAAACTGGCCATTTTGGAGAAGCTGGAGCAGAAGAAACTGGCCCGTTCGGCAATAGAAGTGCTCCGCCCGGGGGATTTTTCGGAACTGGTAGGCCAGGAAAGGGCCGTGAAGGCGCTGCTGGCCAAACTGGCCTCCCCCTTTCCCCAGCACATTATTTTGTACGGCCCGCCCGGGGTGGGTAAAACTACCGCCGCCCGGCTGGCTTTGGAAGCGGCCAAGAACATCAACGGCTCCCCCTTTGCCAAGGATGCTCCCTTTGTGGAAGTAAACGGCACCGCCCTGCGGTGGGATCCCCGGGAGGTAACCAATCCCCTGCTCGGTTCGGTGCACGACCCCATTTACCAGGGTGCGCGGCGGGATTTAGCCGACAGCGGCGTACCCGAGCCCAAGCTGGGCCTGGTTACCGAGGCCCACGGGGGTGTTCTTTTCATTGATGAAATTGGTGAAATGGATCCCGTGCTGCAAACCAAGCTGCTGAAGGTGCTGGAGGATAAAAGGGTATTTTTTGATTCTCCCTATTACGATCCCCATGATCCCGCGGTGCCCCAGTACGTGCGCAAGCTTTTTGAGGAAGGGGCGCCAGCGGACTTCATTTTAATAGGGGCCACCACCAGGGAACCGGAGGAAATTAACCCGGCCATCCGTTCCCGCTGCGCGGAGGTTTATTTTGAACCCCTGACACCGCAGGACATCGAGCGCATCATCAGGCAGGCAGCAGAAAAACTGGGGGTGCGGATGGACGAGCAGGTGCCCCAGGTGATCAGCCAGTACACCATTGAAGGGCGAAAGGCCATTGGCATCCTGGCCGATGCTTACGGCCTGGCCTGCTACCGGGGCGGGGGAGAAGTGGGGGAAGAAGGCATCACTTTACAGGACGTCTACGAGGTAATTCAAGCCAGCCGCCTGAGCCCCTACGTCCTCCACAAGGCCTGCCCGGAAATGGAGGTAGGCAAGGTTTTTGGCCTGGGGGTAATAGGCTTTGTGGGCTCCGTACTGGAAATTGAGGCGGTGACCTTTCCGGCCCGCAACCAGGGCCAGGGTACCATCCGCTTTAACGATACGGCAGGGAGCATGGCCAGGGACTCTGTTTTTAACGCCGCTTCGGTGATGCGCAAAATTACCGGCGAGGACCTGGCCAGCTACGACGTACACATTAATGTGGTCGGGGGAGGGCGCATTGACGGCCCTTCCGCCGGTGCGGCCATCTTTCTGGCCATTTTAAGCGCCATCCAGGAAAGGCCAATTCCCCAGGACGTGGCCATTACCGGGGAGTTGTCCATTCAGGGGCGCATCCGGGGCGTGGGTGGCATCGTTGAAAAAATTTACGGTGCCCGCCAGGCCGGGATGCGCCGGGTGATTATCCCCGCGGAAAACAAAAGCGACGTCCCGGCCGGTCTGCAGGGGGTAGAAGTCATTCCGGTTGCCACGGTGGAGGAAATGCTGGAGCATATTTTCACCAGATAG
- a CDS encoding MazG-like family protein has protein sequence MFGPHHHQDTDIAKNIRVVEWLKADLLASLSALFKAMLRGNEERLLDAFSSIIITCYVLGRRLGISFTRMDLKLESKLRQGIDEGHEMERWYGDLSALLAHLVEKKR, from the coding sequence ATGTTCGGACCCCATCACCATCAGGATACGGATATCGCCAAAAACATACGGGTAGTTGAATGGTTGAAGGCAGATTTGCTGGCTTCCCTCTCTGCTTTGTTCAAAGCCATGCTGCGGGGTAATGAAGAACGGCTCCTGGATGCCTTTAGCAGCATTATTATTACCTGTTACGTACTGGGGCGCCGGCTGGGGATTAGCTTTACCCGGATGGATCTCAAGCTGGAGTCCAAACTGCGCCAGGGTATCGATGAGGGACACGAAATGGAACGGTGGTATGGAGATCTATCCGCCCTGCTGGCCCACCTGGTAGAAAAAAAGAGGTGA
- a CDS encoding single-stranded DNA-binding protein produces the protein MLNKIILIGRLVREPELRYTPSGVAVARFTIAVDRPFANRQGEREADFIDIVVWQKQAEVCTQYLGKGRLVAVEGRLQIRSYDDSQGVRRKAAEVVAEQVRFLDRPREGQAAAGAGSNDFALAESGYSEVNFSEDDIPF, from the coding sequence ATGCTCAATAAAATCATTCTAATCGGGCGCCTGGTCAGGGAGCCCGAACTGCGGTACACGCCCAGCGGTGTGGCGGTGGCCAGATTTACCATAGCGGTGGACCGCCCCTTTGCCAACCGGCAGGGGGAGCGGGAGGCTGATTTTATTGACATCGTGGTCTGGCAGAAGCAGGCGGAAGTTTGTACGCAGTACCTGGGCAAAGGTCGGTTGGTGGCCGTGGAAGGCCGTTTGCAGATCCGCTCCTACGACGACAGCCAGGGAGTGCGGCGCAAAGCGGCCGAAGTGGTGGCCGAACAGGTGCGCTTCCTGGACCGGCCCCGGGAGGGCCAGGCCGCTGCGGGCGCCGGGAGCAATGATTTTGCACTGGCTGAAAGTGGATACAGCGAAGTTAACTTCAGCGAGGACGATATACCATTCTAG
- a CDS encoding DUF951 domain-containing protein, whose amino-acid sequence MIRYQVGDVVRTRKPHPCGGDQWEVMRTGIDFRIKCLTCGRVVMIPRPKFEKSVRAIVRSGRDDNQTDK is encoded by the coding sequence GTGATCAGGTATCAGGTTGGTGATGTGGTGAGAACCCGTAAGCCCCACCCCTGCGGGGGTGACCAGTGGGAAGTGATGCGCACCGGGATAGATTTTCGCATCAAGTGTCTGACCTGCGGCCGGGTGGTAATGATCCCTCGGCCCAAGTTTGAAAAAAGCGTGCGGGCAATTGTGCGCTCGGGTCGGGATGATAATCAAACAGATAAATAA